A DNA window from Methylobacterium sp. NMS14P contains the following coding sequences:
- a CDS encoding S9 family peptidase — MTEIGHGLLAHRTGAPVAEARPRRFSVHGQEITDDYAWLKAENWQTVLKDPAALPDDIAAYLKAENAFAEAALAGSAELRRQLVAEMRGRIQEDESGVPEPDGPFAYYTRHREGGQHPLICRRPATAPDVPESGPDLDETILIDGDREGEGLPFFEIAAAVHSDDHARLAWSADTKGSELYTIRVRDVATGLDLDDRVEATSGEAVWAADGASFWYVAVDANHRPAKVMRHRVGTGQSEDETVYTEADAGYFVHIGKTQSGAFLDVTVSDHETSEVRLLDRHAEDAPLRLVEPRTPLLIYGVEHRGDRLFIRTNADGAEDFKIGTAPLDDPGRANWTDLVPHRSGVMIRHLHLLAGHLIRLEIENARPRIVVRDLADGTEHTVAFAEEAYSLGLRAGLAFDTAAIRFVYSSMTTPSETWDYDCAARTRLLRKRQAVPSGHDPAAYVTRRLFATAPDGEQVPVSLLHRRDLALDGSAPLLLYGYGSYGTLMPAAFRTNLLSLVDRGFVYAIAHIRGGTEKGWRWYLDGKREKKPNTFTDFIACARALIEARYTSEKRIVAHGGSAGGMLMGGVANLAPELFAGIVADVPFVDVLNTMLDAELPLTPPEWPEWGNPGESEAAFRTILSYSPYDNVAARDYPAILALGGLTDPRVTYWEPAKWVARLRATMTGGGPVLLRINMEAGHGGAAGRFDRLEEVALIYAFALMAVGKA, encoded by the coding sequence CGCCTTCGCCGAGGCGGCGCTCGCCGGGAGTGCGGAACTCCGTCGGCAGCTCGTCGCCGAGATGCGCGGGCGGATCCAGGAGGACGAGAGCGGCGTCCCCGAGCCGGACGGGCCCTTCGCCTACTACACGCGCCACCGCGAGGGCGGGCAGCACCCGCTGATCTGCCGGCGGCCGGCCACCGCCCCCGACGTGCCCGAGTCGGGCCCGGATCTGGACGAGACGATCCTCATCGACGGCGACCGCGAGGGCGAAGGCCTGCCGTTCTTCGAGATCGCCGCCGCGGTGCATTCCGACGACCACGCGCGCCTCGCCTGGAGCGCCGACACCAAGGGCTCGGAACTCTACACGATCCGGGTGCGCGACGTCGCCACCGGCCTCGACCTGGACGACCGCGTCGAGGCGACCTCCGGCGAGGCGGTCTGGGCCGCGGACGGCGCGAGCTTCTGGTACGTGGCGGTGGACGCCAACCACCGCCCCGCCAAGGTGATGCGCCACCGCGTCGGCACGGGGCAGAGCGAGGACGAGACCGTCTACACGGAGGCCGACGCCGGCTACTTCGTCCACATCGGCAAGACGCAGTCCGGCGCCTTCCTCGACGTGACGGTGAGCGACCACGAGACCTCCGAGGTCCGGCTGCTCGACCGGCACGCGGAGGACGCCCCCCTGCGCCTCGTCGAGCCGCGCACGCCGCTGCTGATCTACGGGGTCGAGCACCGCGGCGACCGCCTGTTCATCCGCACCAACGCGGACGGCGCCGAGGACTTCAAGATCGGCACCGCGCCGCTCGACGATCCGGGCCGGGCCAACTGGACCGACCTCGTGCCGCACCGGTCCGGGGTGATGATCCGCCACCTGCACCTCCTCGCCGGCCACCTGATCCGGCTGGAGATCGAGAACGCCAGGCCGCGGATCGTCGTGCGCGACCTCGCCGACGGCACCGAGCACACGGTCGCCTTCGCCGAGGAGGCCTACTCCCTCGGCCTGCGGGCCGGCCTCGCCTTCGACACGGCCGCGATCCGCTTCGTCTACTCGTCGATGACGACCCCGTCGGAGACCTGGGACTACGACTGCGCGGCCCGCACCCGGCTCCTGCGCAAGCGGCAGGCGGTGCCGAGCGGCCACGACCCGGCCGCCTACGTGACCCGGCGGCTCTTCGCCACCGCGCCCGACGGCGAGCAGGTGCCGGTCTCGCTCCTGCACCGCCGGGACCTCGCCCTCGACGGCAGCGCGCCGCTGCTGCTGTACGGCTACGGCTCCTACGGCACCCTGATGCCGGCGGCGTTCCGCACGAACCTGCTGAGCCTCGTCGACCGCGGCTTCGTCTACGCCATCGCCCATATCCGCGGCGGCACCGAGAAGGGCTGGCGCTGGTACCTCGACGGCAAGCGCGAGAAGAAGCCCAACACCTTCACGGACTTCATCGCCTGCGCGCGGGCGCTAATCGAGGCCCGCTACACGTCCGAGAAGCGCATCGTCGCCCACGGCGGGTCGGCGGGCGGGATGCTGATGGGGGGGGTGGCCAACCTCGCGCCGGAGCTGTTCGCCGGGATCGTCGCCGACGTGCCCTTCGTCGACGTGCTCAACACCATGCTGGACGCGGAGCTGCCCCTGACCCCGCCGGAATGGCCCGAATGGGGCAACCCGGGCGAGAGCGAGGCCGCCTTCCGGACGATCCTGTCGTACTCGCCCTACGACAACGTCGCCGCCAGGGACTACCCGGCGATCCTGGCGCTCGGCGGGCTGACCGACCCGCGGGTGACCTACTGGGAGCCGGCCAAGTGGGTCGCGCGGCTGCGCGCCACCATGACGGGCGGCGGGCCGGTGCTCCTGCGGATCAACATGGAGGCCGGCCACGGCGGCGCCGCCGGCCGGTTCGACCGGCTGGAGGAGGTGGCGCTGATCTACGCCTTCGCGCTCATGGCGGTGGGGAAGGCGTAG